Proteins encoded by one window of bacterium:
- a CDS encoding EAL domain-containing protein yields MDATEQKRAAAPLGVAGDVVSKRFAESGAVGLLYVSLPGLAAVEAGFGIEAHAQSVRALWDLVERFVAGVRAEGDLLVAAESSPEELVALLFRERSRRLFYTEELPALSDKLHALVRQQAGRIGYPYVTDLADARVGYAVALHNPQLRDDRQLRTALDRARADAQLNARIRARESARAFLSMVLGEKVQSVYQPIVDLDGGRTLAYEALVRGPQATFWREPEALFRAAEEAGVVFEVDCLCRQAALRGFAERRAMSGKLFLNCLPSAIHDPIFRGDKLRETLERCRLTPSDLVFEISEKESIKNFNIFRETRDYYRNLGIQFALDDTGAGYAGLEAVMQLAPDYIKVDISLVHSIDADNGRQGLMKAVISMAEAIGAKVIAEGVETEAELETVRALGVSYGQGYLLGRPEPAR; encoded by the coding sequence TTGGACGCGACGGAGCAGAAGCGCGCTGCGGCCCCGCTGGGCGTGGCCGGCGACGTCGTCTCCAAGCGCTTCGCCGAGTCGGGGGCGGTGGGCCTCCTGTACGTGTCGCTGCCGGGGCTCGCCGCGGTCGAGGCGGGGTTCGGCATCGAGGCCCACGCGCAGAGCGTCCGCGCGCTGTGGGATCTCGTCGAGCGGTTCGTCGCCGGCGTCCGCGCCGAAGGGGACCTGCTCGTCGCCGCCGAGTCGTCCCCCGAGGAGCTCGTCGCGCTGCTCTTCCGCGAGCGGAGCCGGCGCCTCTTCTACACCGAGGAGCTGCCCGCGCTGTCGGACAAGCTGCACGCGCTGGTGCGGCAGCAGGCGGGACGGATCGGCTATCCGTACGTGACCGACCTCGCCGACGCGCGCGTCGGCTACGCGGTGGCGCTGCACAACCCGCAGCTGCGCGACGACCGCCAGCTGCGGACGGCGCTCGACCGCGCGCGGGCGGACGCGCAGCTCAACGCGCGGATCCGCGCGCGGGAAAGCGCGCGGGCCTTCCTCTCGATGGTCCTCGGCGAGAAGGTGCAGAGCGTCTACCAGCCGATCGTCGATCTCGACGGCGGGCGGACGCTGGCCTACGAGGCGTTGGTCCGCGGCCCGCAGGCGACGTTCTGGCGCGAGCCGGAGGCGCTGTTCCGCGCGGCGGAGGAGGCGGGGGTCGTCTTCGAGGTCGACTGCCTCTGCCGGCAGGCGGCGCTGCGCGGCTTCGCCGAACGGCGGGCGATGTCGGGCAAGCTGTTCCTGAACTGCCTGCCCTCGGCGATCCACGACCCGATCTTCCGCGGCGACAAGCTGCGCGAGACGCTGGAGCGCTGCCGGTTGACCCCTTCCGACCTCGTCTTCGAGATCTCGGAGAAGGAGTCGATCAAGAACTTCAACATCTTCCGCGAGACCCGCGACTACTACCGCAATCTGGGGATCCAGTTCGCGCTCGACGACACCGGCGCCGGCTACGCGGGGCTCGAGGCGGTGATGCAGCTCGCGCCCGACTACATCAAGGTGGACATCTCGCTGGTCCACTCGATCGACGCCGACAACGGCCGCCAGGGCTTGATGAAGGCGGTGATCTCGATGGCCGAGGCGATCGGCGCGAAGGTGATCGCGGAAGGGGTGGAGACCGAGGCCGAGCTGGAGACGGTCCGCGCGCTCGGCGTGTCCTACGGGCAGGGGTACCTGCTCGGGCGGCCGGAGCCGGCGCGCTGA
- a CDS encoding hydrogenase maturation protease, producing the protein MNANGAGGRRAPLVVGVGAPLRGDDAVGWAVVERLRRSPQGALLDLREEQQLAPELAADLAEVPAAAIVDASVDLAPGVVRVARVASSPERPGALSHSLDAGALVALAGSLYGRAAETWLVEVGAASFDLGAPLSSVVEGAVDEAAAAVIARLLR; encoded by the coding sequence GTGAACGCGAACGGGGCGGGAGGGCGGCGGGCGCCGCTCGTCGTGGGGGTCGGGGCGCCGCTGCGCGGCGACGACGCGGTCGGCTGGGCGGTGGTGGAGCGGCTGCGCCGTTCGCCGCAGGGGGCCCTGCTGGATCTGCGCGAGGAACAGCAGCTCGCGCCGGAACTCGCGGCCGATCTCGCGGAGGTTCCGGCCGCGGCGATCGTGGACGCGTCGGTCGATCTCGCGCCGGGCGTCGTGCGCGTCGCGCGCGTGGCGTCGTCGCCCGAACGGCCGGGCGCGTTGTCGCACTCGCTGGACGCGGGGGCGTTGGTCGCGCTGGCGGGGTCTCTTTACGGGCGGGCGGCGGAGACGTGGTTGGTGGAGGTCGGGGCGGCGAGCTTCGATCTCGGGGCGCCGCTGAGTTCCGTCGTCGAGGGCGCCGTGGACGAAGCTGCGGCGGCCGTGATCGCGCGCTTGCTGAGGTGA